One genomic segment of Bradyrhizobium prioriisuperbiae includes these proteins:
- a CDS encoding MFS transporter produces MTTDAGVIAQTLPGRVSVKMSFAERRRQLMAACIGSLLEYYDFIVYAFLAPTIARNFFPSESEAAGLLASFAAFGVGFLARPLGGIVIGRIGDKQGRKVALLLTIFGMAIGTIAIGLLPTYATIGVAAPILLVVMRLIQGLAAGGEWGGATAFIIESAPEGRRGLFGGIGQASIASSYLLSTIVIAVIAETFTPDQMQDWGWRIPFLLGGVLLPVGIYMRRNIKETPAFIEAQRAPKSHTVDDFESPLVLLGKAIGFTVVWTVCYYIMLSYMPTFLTKHAGVSQTQALWCNAIALMVLVMTMPFFGWWSDRIGRKPLLLVCCLAFVILPYPLFSIILSGPSLVTIVAIQIVFNVFIAAFSGAGPAALSELFQTHSRTTLMSTGYSVAVAIFGGFAPFIATWLISTTGSPISPTYYLIFSAVVSGIVISSFRETAHEKLL; encoded by the coding sequence ATGACGACCGATGCAGGAGTGATCGCTCAAACGCTGCCGGGCCGTGTCAGCGTCAAGATGTCGTTCGCCGAAAGACGGCGCCAATTGATGGCCGCCTGTATCGGCAGCCTCCTCGAATATTACGATTTCATCGTGTACGCGTTTCTGGCACCGACGATCGCACGCAACTTCTTTCCCAGCGAAAGCGAGGCCGCAGGGCTGCTTGCCTCCTTCGCGGCTTTTGGCGTCGGCTTCCTGGCTCGGCCGCTCGGCGGCATTGTCATCGGACGGATCGGCGACAAACAGGGCCGCAAGGTTGCACTGTTGCTGACGATCTTCGGCATGGCAATCGGAACAATCGCCATCGGTCTGCTGCCTACCTATGCGACGATCGGGGTCGCGGCCCCCATTCTCCTTGTCGTGATGCGCCTGATCCAGGGCCTGGCCGCGGGAGGTGAATGGGGTGGCGCGACCGCCTTTATTATCGAATCTGCGCCCGAAGGCCGGCGTGGTCTGTTCGGTGGTATCGGCCAGGCATCGATCGCCAGTTCGTACCTGCTCAGCACCATCGTCATCGCCGTCATCGCGGAAACATTCACCCCGGACCAGATGCAGGACTGGGGATGGCGCATTCCCTTCTTACTTGGCGGCGTGTTGCTTCCGGTCGGAATTTACATGCGTCGGAACATCAAGGAAACTCCGGCCTTTATCGAGGCGCAACGGGCGCCCAAGTCCCACACGGTCGATGATTTCGAAAGCCCGCTCGTGCTGCTCGGCAAGGCCATCGGCTTCACGGTGGTCTGGACGGTCTGCTACTACATCATGCTGAGCTATATGCCGACTTTTCTGACAAAGCATGCCGGGGTATCGCAGACGCAGGCACTCTGGTGCAACGCCATTGCCTTGATGGTCCTCGTCATGACGATGCCGTTCTTCGGCTGGTGGTCGGACAGGATCGGCCGCAAGCCACTCCTGCTGGTCTGCTGCCTCGCTTTCGTTATTCTGCCCTACCCCTTGTTTTCCATCATCCTCTCGGGCCCTTCGCTGGTGACGATCGTGGCGATCCAGATCGTCTTTAACGTATTCATCGCGGCCTTCTCCGGTGCAGGACCGGCGGCACTTTCGGAGCTGTTCCAGACACATTCTCGCACCACGCTGATGTCGACCGGTTACAGTGTCGCCGTCGCGATTTTCGGCGGCTTCGCACCGTTTATCGCAACATGGTTGATCAGCACGACAGGCTCGCCGATCTCGCCGACTTACTATTTGATATTTTCCGCTGTCGTTTCAGGCATAGTGATCTCCAGCTTTCGCGAAACCGCGCATGAGAAGCTGCTCTAA
- a CDS encoding YggS family pyridoxal phosphate-dependent enzyme: MPEAEIQRERFGDDPETTFRQNLLQLESRIAAACARANRPRSAIQLLPVTKTVPASIVRVAVGLGLHCLGENKVQEAAAKSDALSDLEVRWAVIGHLQTNKAKQLVTFASEFHALDSLRVAEALHRHLVSAGRQIDVFIQVNTSNEASKYGLPPNEVEAFARRLPEFPTLKPQGLMTLAVLTGEADRVRACFRSLRGLRDQLRLSMPTSGLDQLSMGMTGDFEMAIEEGADVVRVGQAIFGRRPTKDGHYWPGLIPSSGSSEQA; the protein is encoded by the coding sequence ATGCCTGAAGCGGAAATTCAACGCGAACGATTTGGCGACGATCCGGAGACGACATTTCGCCAAAATCTGTTACAACTCGAGAGCCGTATTGCAGCCGCCTGCGCACGCGCCAATCGGCCGCGCTCTGCCATTCAGCTCTTGCCCGTGACGAAAACCGTCCCCGCCAGTATCGTCCGCGTTGCCGTCGGCCTGGGCCTTCATTGTCTGGGAGAGAATAAAGTCCAGGAGGCGGCTGCAAAGTCTGATGCTCTATCAGACCTGGAGGTTCGCTGGGCCGTTATTGGACACCTTCAAACAAACAAGGCCAAGCAGCTTGTAACGTTCGCATCCGAGTTTCATGCATTGGACAGTCTGCGAGTTGCCGAGGCCCTTCATCGCCATCTCGTGTCAGCAGGTCGCCAGATCGATGTCTTCATTCAAGTCAACACATCGAATGAGGCCTCCAAATATGGTCTTCCGCCGAACGAGGTCGAAGCGTTCGCGCGCCGTCTGCCGGAGTTCCCTACCCTCAAACCGCAGGGACTGATGACCCTGGCTGTGCTGACCGGCGAGGCCGATCGTGTGCGCGCATGCTTTCGGTCGCTGCGCGGCCTTCGCGATCAATTGCGCCTTTCGATGCCCACCAGCGGACTCGACCAGCTCTCGATGGGCATGACGGGAGACTTTGAAATGGCCATTGAGGAAGGCGCCGACGTCGTCCGCGTTGGCCAGGCAATTTTCGGTCGACGACCAACCAAGGATGGGCACTATTGGCCTGGGTTAATTCCTTCGAGCGGCAGTTCGGAGCAAGCGTAA
- a CDS encoding M81 family metallopeptidase, which yields MKILIARMNHETNTFSPIQTPLSAFGNTGPTFGEEAYREQKGMRTAMSAFIDAAEQAGAEIVTPISATANPSGPVAAQAYTVMCDAIVEASHNCDAVLLDLHGAMVSEQTNDGEGDLLARLRAKSPATPIAVALDLHGNVTQHMIDNADVIVSFKTFPHIDMYECGEHAARILFARLGGRAKPVIAWRQPPLLTHTLKSATAHGSMYRAVEAARQAERDGMLAVSILSGFPLADIAAPYLSVVVVGNGDRDAADAVAERIARQVWDEREGFIYQSEPMAQSVSRAFSLAEGATRPVLLVDHGDNCTSGGTCDTMTTLDEALRLGLSGIIAGPLCDPDAVAQLISAGVGAQVNIELGNKCAIPKIGVANRPTRVGGIVRAITDGEYTITGPTYTGQRGYMGRCAVLDMGAATVVISERRHEPWDLGVFESVGVDPRRARFIILKSRMYCRPVFEPISSALVECDSRGVTSSDSSLFSYENLKRPVYPLDAL from the coding sequence ATGAAAATTCTAATCGCGCGGATGAACCATGAGACAAACACTTTTTCTCCGATACAAACTCCACTTTCTGCGTTTGGCAACACGGGTCCCACCTTTGGCGAGGAGGCCTATCGTGAGCAGAAGGGGATGCGGACTGCGATGTCAGCGTTCATCGATGCGGCGGAGCAAGCTGGTGCGGAGATCGTAACACCAATTTCCGCGACGGCGAACCCGAGTGGCCCTGTCGCGGCGCAAGCGTATACGGTGATGTGCGATGCAATCGTCGAGGCTTCGCACAATTGCGACGCTGTGTTGCTGGACCTTCACGGAGCGATGGTTTCCGAGCAAACGAACGACGGCGAGGGTGATTTGCTCGCACGCCTGCGCGCCAAGTCGCCCGCCACGCCTATCGCAGTGGCGCTGGACTTGCACGGGAATGTGACGCAGCACATGATCGACAATGCGGATGTAATCGTGAGCTTCAAGACCTTTCCGCACATCGACATGTACGAGTGCGGCGAACACGCGGCGCGTATTCTGTTCGCCCGGCTTGGAGGGCGGGCAAAGCCGGTCATCGCATGGCGGCAACCACCGCTGTTAACGCACACGTTGAAAAGCGCGACAGCGCACGGCTCCATGTATCGTGCGGTGGAGGCCGCGCGCCAGGCTGAACGCGACGGAATGCTCGCGGTGTCGATCCTGTCAGGTTTCCCGCTCGCGGATATCGCAGCGCCCTATCTCAGCGTCGTGGTGGTGGGCAACGGCGACCGCGATGCCGCCGATGCGGTCGCCGAACGTATTGCCCGACAGGTATGGGACGAGCGCGAAGGCTTCATCTACCAAAGCGAGCCGATGGCGCAATCGGTTTCGAGAGCGTTCAGCCTGGCGGAGGGCGCGACGCGCCCGGTGCTGCTGGTCGACCACGGCGACAACTGCACGTCCGGCGGCACCTGCGACACGATGACCACTCTGGATGAAGCACTGCGGCTGGGGCTTTCCGGCATCATAGCCGGCCCGCTGTGCGATCCGGATGCTGTTGCCCAGCTCATCAGCGCCGGCGTTGGCGCGCAGGTGAACATCGAGTTGGGCAACAAGTGCGCGATCCCCAAGATCGGTGTTGCAAACCGTCCAACGCGGGTTGGCGGCATCGTGCGGGCCATCACTGATGGTGAATATACGATTACGGGCCCGACCTATACCGGACAGCGCGGGTATATGGGCCGCTGCGCCGTACTGGATATGGGCGCCGCGACCGTCGTGATATCCGAGCGCAGGCACGAACCGTGGGATCTTGGTGTGTTTGAAAGCGTCGGCGTCGATCCGCGCCGCGCACGCTTCATCATACTCAAGTCACGAATGTACTGCCGCCCGGTGTTTGAGCCGATCAGTTCCGCGCTTGTCGAATGTGACAGCCGTGGTGTCACGAGCTCGGACAGCTCACTTTTTTCGTATGAGAATTTGAAGCGGCCGGTGTATCCTCTCGATGCTCTCTGA
- a CDS encoding sodium:solute symporter yields MSALYIIGIVTALALYIGVRARRGHVMDLEQWAVGGRSFGTIFVFLLLAGEIYTTFTFLGGSGFAYGKGAPVYYILAYPTLAYVLSYWLMPPIWRYAKTHQLVSQSHFFAHKYDSPALGVLVALVGVAAVIPFLMLQLKGLGIIVSVASYGAISSTVAIWIGAVVVAVYVIVSGVRGSAWNSALKDLLILAIVLFLGIYLPIHYYGSIGPMFEAIAKAKPDFLTFPATGTSVIWFQSTVLLTTLGFYMWPNTFGSVFTAKDEGIFRRNAIMLPLYQLILLFAFFVGFAATLTVPGLAGPDIDLALLKLSIKTFDPWFVGLIGAAGVLTALVPGSMLLISASTLLANDVYRGAVRPQATDANVTTLARILVPIIALVAVVLALQGGETIVALLLMGYNFVTQLFPALACSLARRNLATKQGAMAGIVVGVLVVAATTVTRTNVAQLFPFLPDMVKDINIGFLALAMNVFTCALVSSFTKPIAVAELSPHS; encoded by the coding sequence ATGAGCGCGCTCTACATCATCGGCATCGTCACAGCGCTGGCGTTATACATCGGCGTACGCGCACGGCGCGGGCACGTCATGGATCTCGAACAATGGGCAGTTGGTGGCCGCAGTTTCGGGACGATATTCGTATTCCTGCTGCTGGCCGGCGAGATTTATACAACATTTACATTCCTTGGCGGCAGCGGCTTCGCCTATGGGAAGGGCGCACCTGTATATTACATCCTCGCCTACCCGACGCTCGCCTACGTTCTCTCTTACTGGCTCATGCCACCGATCTGGCGTTATGCGAAAACGCATCAACTCGTCTCGCAGTCGCATTTCTTTGCGCATAAATACGATAGCCCAGCACTCGGAGTGCTGGTTGCGCTGGTTGGCGTTGCCGCGGTGATCCCCTTCCTGATGCTGCAACTCAAAGGACTCGGCATTATCGTCTCAGTTGCCTCCTACGGTGCGATCTCGTCTACCGTGGCTATCTGGATCGGAGCCGTGGTTGTCGCCGTTTATGTGATCGTGTCCGGAGTGCGCGGCTCCGCCTGGAATTCCGCTTTGAAGGATCTGTTGATCCTGGCGATTGTGTTGTTCCTGGGCATTTACCTGCCGATTCACTACTATGGCAGTATAGGCCCGATGTTCGAGGCGATCGCGAAAGCGAAGCCTGACTTCCTCACTTTTCCCGCCACAGGTACGAGTGTCATCTGGTTTCAGTCGACGGTCCTTCTCACGACGCTGGGATTCTACATGTGGCCGAACACATTCGGGTCGGTGTTTACGGCCAAGGACGAGGGTATCTTCCGTCGAAACGCGATAATGCTTCCACTCTATCAGTTGATTCTGCTTTTCGCCTTCTTCGTCGGTTTTGCGGCAACGCTCACCGTGCCGGGCTTGGCCGGACCCGATATCGACCTTGCATTGCTCAAACTGTCTATTAAAACTTTCGATCCGTGGTTCGTCGGCCTGATCGGTGCGGCCGGGGTGCTGACCGCGCTTGTCCCCGGTTCCATGCTGCTCATTTCAGCTTCGACCCTCCTTGCCAACGACGTCTATCGAGGCGCCGTGCGACCTCAGGCAACCGATGCAAATGTGACCACCCTGGCTCGCATTCTCGTACCGATCATCGCGCTTGTGGCCGTTGTGTTGGCGCTGCAGGGCGGGGAGACGATCGTGGCGCTGCTGTTGATGGGATATAATTTCGTCACCCAGCTTTTTCCTGCGCTTGCCTGCAGTCTCGCGAGGCGCAACTTGGCGACCAAGCAAGGCGCGATGGCCGGGATTGTTGTGGGTGTGCTGGTGGTAGCAGCAACGACAGTTACCCGCACCAACGTCGCACAGTTGTTTCCATTCCTGCCGGATATGGTCAAAGACATCAACATTGGCTTCCTCGCGCTCGCCATGAATGTTTTCACTTGCGCGCTCGTGAGCAGTTTTACGAAGCCGATCGCTGTCGCTGAGTTATCTCCGCATAGTTAG
- a CDS encoding DUF3311 domain-containing protein — MALRLLSTLPFIGILLGVPFVNRVEPMILGMPLILAWMVLWVVLTAGIMAITYWLDPANAKTGIESGETQS; from the coding sequence ATGGCCCTTCGATTACTGTCAACTCTTCCATTCATCGGCATTCTGCTAGGCGTTCCCTTCGTCAATCGCGTCGAGCCGATGATCCTTGGCATGCCTCTGATACTTGCCTGGATGGTACTATGGGTCGTCCTGACTGCGGGCATCATGGCGATCACCTACTGGCTGGATCCCGCCAACGCCAAGACTGGCATTGAATCCGGGGAGACACAGTCATGA
- a CDS encoding aminotransferase class V-fold PLP-dependent enzyme — MTDLKELQSMRSELAPPRLTSSEPVIDWMLARRQTSGCNRIIHLNNAGASLMPDCVVEAAIKHLRDEARMGAYEAAESATRELEHVYETCAKLLNCSVSEISIVENASRAWSLIFAGIKFEEGNVVVTSNFEYANNYMAILQAKHRYGLRVVVAQNTPTGELSMDSLMDIIVEHGRAIRLISITHVPTNNGVVNSVNEIGRLVRETKVSGLLHESALYILDACQSAGQIFIDVQEGGFDILTTCSRKYLRGPRGIGLLYVRGGRFEQRRSQEPMLLDVRAAGWTSRDGYDVYDDGRRFETWETNVSAKIAFGVAVDHARGWGISNIEKYTGDMAEKLRTLLHGVSRIRLHDTGTRRCGIVSFSVAGSEPSEVRTFLANRRINVSISERALTRLDMENRQLDNVLRASLHYYNCEAELDLFVDALGDFCRRHR; from the coding sequence GTGACAGACCTGAAGGAGCTTCAATCAATGCGCAGCGAGCTCGCTCCTCCGAGGCTAACAAGCAGTGAGCCCGTCATCGATTGGATGCTGGCGCGCCGCCAGACATCCGGGTGCAACCGCATTATTCATTTGAACAATGCCGGCGCCTCGCTGATGCCTGATTGTGTCGTGGAGGCGGCGATAAAACACTTGCGAGACGAAGCGCGTATGGGCGCGTATGAAGCCGCCGAATCTGCCACACGTGAATTAGAGCACGTCTACGAGACCTGCGCCAAGTTACTGAACTGTTCAGTCTCGGAGATTTCAATCGTGGAAAACGCTTCGAGGGCGTGGAGTCTGATTTTCGCCGGCATCAAATTTGAAGAGGGAAACGTAGTCGTCACGTCCAATTTTGAATACGCCAACAACTACATGGCGATCCTTCAGGCAAAACACCGCTACGGCCTCCGCGTTGTTGTGGCGCAAAATACCCCGACCGGCGAGCTGTCGATGGATTCTCTGATGGACATCATTGTTGAGCACGGACGAGCCATCAGATTGATCAGCATTACCCACGTCCCAACAAACAATGGCGTCGTCAACTCCGTCAACGAAATCGGACGGCTCGTACGCGAAACAAAAGTGAGCGGACTCCTTCACGAGTCAGCGCTTTATATCCTCGACGCCTGCCAATCTGCGGGCCAGATTTTCATCGACGTGCAGGAGGGAGGATTTGACATTTTGACCACCTGCAGCCGCAAGTATCTGCGTGGGCCACGGGGGATCGGCCTTCTTTACGTCCGCGGCGGCCGATTCGAGCAGCGCCGTTCCCAGGAACCCATGCTGCTCGACGTGAGAGCCGCCGGGTGGACGTCCCGGGACGGCTACGACGTCTACGACGACGGGCGCCGCTTCGAGACGTGGGAGACAAACGTCTCCGCAAAGATTGCTTTTGGGGTTGCCGTTGATCATGCCAGGGGCTGGGGCATAAGCAACATCGAAAAATACACAGGCGACATGGCCGAGAAGCTTCGCACTCTGCTTCACGGGGTATCCCGAATTCGCCTCCACGATACCGGCACCCGTCGCTGCGGGATCGTCAGCTTCTCGGTTGCTGGTTCCGAACCTTCTGAAGTCAGGACCTTTCTGGCAAACAGACGCATCAATGTCAGCATCTCTGAGAGGGCGCTGACACGCCTGGATATGGAAAACCGGCAACTGGACAATGTTCTGAGGGCCTCCCTTCACTATTACAATTGTGAGGCGGAGCTTGATCTCTTTGTGGATGCTCTCGGAGATTTTTGTCGTCGACACAGATGA
- a CDS encoding MFS transporter — translation MTSSAPMSQSFLRALVYLACLCIASAYGLFFTLPLYIKALGGNEAVVGNILFAGAFGTLLCVALANQMMKLWRLHASITIGASCYAAGAALFAFVHAISPLYYVAGFLLGAGWGLTFTIAPIMLSGLVTDANRGVFFSILSAFYAIGMGLTPVLAQQLLKIGVAHWQLFIGAMLFAAASALLFYTAGRRLHINAPTRESLPGGEKAAFRMIMLSPARYPLVMVFLGACVFSSMMNFQTTFAASKGLNFSIFFICYTAAVIGARFLVSGFVNRREPMKTTIALLALMCLSLAMFSMVSNNEILYGASSLLLGLSYGLVYPLIQAQAVNASDEHLRSRTLVYFSLFYFLGVFAFPKLGGFIIVSGGYQALLFALLVMAGLEFAVATWRYLTSAELGLVHKPTPTERT, via the coding sequence ATGACATCTTCCGCTCCGATGTCGCAGAGCTTTCTTAGGGCGCTGGTCTACCTCGCCTGCCTGTGCATCGCATCCGCTTACGGTTTGTTCTTCACCTTGCCACTCTACATCAAGGCTCTTGGAGGAAACGAGGCGGTGGTCGGCAACATTCTCTTTGCTGGTGCGTTCGGCACACTTCTGTGCGTGGCGCTCGCCAATCAAATGATGAAGCTCTGGCGCCTGCACGCCAGCATAACGATCGGCGCCTCCTGTTATGCGGCAGGCGCAGCGCTCTTCGCCTTTGTGCACGCCATATCACCACTCTATTACGTCGCGGGATTTCTCCTCGGCGCCGGCTGGGGACTGACGTTCACCATCGCACCGATCATGCTGTCCGGCCTGGTAACCGACGCCAATCGAGGGGTGTTCTTCAGCATTTTGTCCGCATTCTACGCCATAGGGATGGGGCTCACGCCGGTGCTGGCGCAGCAGCTTCTGAAAATCGGCGTGGCGCACTGGCAGCTTTTCATCGGCGCAATGCTTTTTGCGGCAGCGAGCGCCCTGCTCTTCTACACCGCCGGCCGACGTCTGCACATCAACGCACCGACACGCGAATCGCTTCCAGGCGGCGAGAAGGCCGCGTTCCGCATGATCATGCTCTCGCCGGCGAGATATCCGCTGGTCATGGTGTTTCTCGGCGCCTGTGTATTCAGCTCCATGATGAATTTCCAAACGACTTTCGCTGCCTCGAAAGGGCTGAACTTCTCCATCTTCTTTATCTGTTACACGGCAGCAGTCATCGGAGCCCGCTTTCTCGTCAGCGGCTTTGTCAATCGACGCGAGCCGATGAAGACCACCATCGCGCTCCTCGCCCTTATGTGCTTGTCGCTGGCGATGTTCTCGATGGTATCGAACAACGAAATCCTTTATGGCGCGAGCTCACTGCTTCTCGGCCTCAGCTACGGTCTCGTCTATCCACTCATCCAGGCACAGGCCGTCAACGCATCAGACGAACACCTTCGTTCCCGCACGCTCGTCTATTTCTCCCTGTTTTACTTCCTCGGTGTATTCGCCTTTCCAAAACTGGGAGGCTTCATCATCGTCAGCGGCGGCTACCAGGCATTGCTCTTCGCACTGCTCGTAATGGCTGGCCTGGAGTTCGCCGTGGCCACGTGGCGTTACCTGACCTCGGCTGAGCTTGGCCTTGTACACAAGCCAACTCCAACAGAGCGAACGTAA
- a CDS encoding class I tRNA ligase family protein — MTPASPDGHQTPGTHLARRLTGEPRRHLIIPVMPTPNGRLHLGHVAGPFLKCDVLARHLRRAGHEVWIISGSDAYESYVLLKSGQTGETPAEIARMNHHLIDQDLHSLDIVYDEWISPLHPQWKDLHDGMQLDVLRHFTETGKAVRRLEKVPYDPKDNRFIMGCWLLGRCPVCGANAGGYCCENCGAHFSPEEIQSPRSRGGGATSEVEVESLFLKLSDPEKIREIVSRMHLPDAFTRAADVYLQHKTDVRLTNPGRWGVAWPVAAGDLPHVVYSHTGLFSYSLTCGSVYQQLTSDPVHPFHPDSNVVTIATFGLDNASFYLIGVLGSALEHTAYRPFDHYLGNYFLNLENHKFSTSRNHVIWASDLVGRTSISSDLARMFLARISPEEWVSNLDIDELVSFVNEDFGASLQATLAAASRQIECEVEPTSPPPALMDAFVEALKAQIAALSPNNFSLRRAVRAIEDWLASGMSYCDTPARAYWWLKSFALLVHPLMPRLGEDLWQKLGHADQPTMAKFFDETEPLRRPLNYRHTPTSREEILTATALQKED, encoded by the coding sequence ATGACACCAGCCAGTCCCGACGGCCACCAGACCCCAGGAACTCACTTGGCCCGCAGATTGACCGGCGAACCGCGTCGACATCTGATCATCCCCGTGATGCCGACGCCGAACGGCCGGCTGCATCTCGGCCACGTCGCCGGGCCATTCCTGAAATGCGATGTACTGGCGCGACACCTCCGACGCGCGGGACACGAAGTCTGGATTATCTCCGGATCCGATGCATACGAATCCTACGTGCTGCTGAAGAGCGGGCAGACCGGCGAAACTCCCGCCGAGATCGCCCGGATGAACCACCACCTGATTGATCAGGACCTGCATAGCCTCGACATCGTCTACGACGAATGGATTTCTCCGCTGCATCCGCAGTGGAAGGACCTCCATGACGGCATGCAGCTCGATGTGCTCCGCCATTTCACGGAAACTGGAAAAGCCGTGCGGCGGTTGGAAAAGGTACCATACGATCCGAAAGACAACCGCTTCATCATGGGATGTTGGCTGCTCGGACGCTGTCCGGTTTGCGGAGCGAACGCAGGCGGATATTGCTGCGAGAACTGCGGCGCGCACTTCAGCCCTGAAGAGATCCAAAGTCCGCGCAGTCGCGGTGGCGGTGCCACTTCGGAGGTCGAAGTGGAGAGCCTGTTCCTCAAATTATCGGATCCGGAAAAAATCCGGGAAATCGTCTCCCGCATGCATCTACCCGATGCATTCACACGGGCGGCGGATGTCTATCTTCAACACAAGACGGATGTGCGGCTAACCAATCCAGGGCGCTGGGGCGTTGCATGGCCGGTGGCCGCCGGTGATCTGCCCCATGTCGTGTACAGCCATACGGGTCTCTTCAGTTACTCACTCACGTGCGGGAGCGTCTATCAGCAGCTCACATCGGATCCGGTCCATCCATTCCATCCAGACTCCAACGTTGTCACCATCGCGACGTTCGGCCTCGACAACGCTTCATTCTATCTGATCGGCGTACTCGGCAGCGCGCTCGAGCACACTGCCTACAGACCGTTCGATCACTATCTGGGCAACTACTTCCTCAATCTGGAGAACCATAAGTTCTCAACCAGTCGGAACCATGTCATTTGGGCGTCCGACCTGGTGGGCCGCACATCGATATCAAGCGATCTCGCTCGCATGTTCCTGGCAAGGATCAGCCCCGAAGAGTGGGTGAGCAATCTCGATATCGACGAGCTCGTTTCCTTCGTTAACGAGGATTTCGGCGCCAGCCTCCAGGCAACTCTCGCGGCCGCGTCCCGCCAGATTGAATGCGAGGTCGAGCCGACCTCTCCCCCGCCAGCCCTGATGGATGCTTTCGTGGAGGCGCTCAAGGCCCAGATCGCGGCTCTCTCTCCCAACAATTTCTCGCTCCGCCGAGCCGTGCGCGCTATCGAGGACTGGCTGGCATCGGGCATGTCCTACTGTGATACACCCGCCCGCGCATATTGGTGGCTCAAGAGCTTCGCTCTGCTCGTACATCCGCTGATGCCTCGCCTCGGCGAAGACCTCTGGCAAAAGCTAGGCCATGCAGATCAGCCGACAATGGCAAAGTTCTTCGACGAGACCGAGCCGCTTCGCCGCCCCCTCAACTATCGACATACGCCAACATCGCGCGAAGAAATTCTGACGGCCACCGCACTGCAGAAAGAGGACTGA
- a CDS encoding FAD-binding oxidoreductase translates to MADEFDNEFDLAVVGAGIVGMMVACIAKRTHPALSIAVLDRSLAGSGTSLYGGAVRIPFGITDTHRRFVRRSEEIFADLDRWAGPLPARKIPVFWVAGADRMAAFRMLLTSDAAHSPTADEMAALQHSLPVLSLSPDDAILVDTAAWHGNPSQTVMHLLARLRQLPDVACYEGVHVTALTDRPDGCDIFTADGQVIRSRHLVRATGPWLNLHQQRLPENGLRIKKVAALHADLAATTDDPIVYFAEDDAYLLPDPQNGRWIFCFASEDWDVEPEISRLSLSARDRATAARTLTRYAPALLDRTRGGRVFCDAYSPTRVPAIARDPQSPRVAHALACSGSGYRLSPAIAEAALDLLGDTLQ, encoded by the coding sequence ATGGCTGACGAATTCGACAACGAATTCGACTTGGCGGTGGTCGGCGCCGGGATTGTGGGCATGATGGTTGCCTGCATTGCCAAGCGAACGCATCCTGCCCTCAGTATCGCTGTTCTCGATCGATCGCTCGCCGGCAGTGGCACGTCTCTCTATGGCGGCGCCGTCCGCATTCCGTTCGGTATCACAGATACACATCGCCGCTTCGTTCGGCGCAGCGAGGAAATCTTCGCAGATCTGGACCGCTGGGCCGGCCCCCTGCCGGCTCGCAAAATTCCCGTGTTCTGGGTTGCCGGGGCAGATCGCATGGCCGCGTTCCGCATGCTGTTGACGAGCGACGCCGCACATTCCCCGACAGCGGACGAGATGGCTGCCCTGCAACACAGCCTGCCGGTCCTGTCCCTCTCCCCCGACGATGCAATTCTTGTCGATACGGCGGCCTGGCATGGCAATCCGAGCCAAACGGTCATGCATCTGCTCGCCCGACTCCGGCAACTCCCCGACGTCGCCTGTTACGAGGGAGTTCACGTGACGGCGCTCACTGACCGCCCCGACGGCTGCGACATCTTCACAGCCGACGGCCAGGTCATTCGCAGCCGCCATCTGGTGCGCGCCACCGGTCCCTGGCTGAACCTGCATCAGCAGCGCCTTCCGGAGAACGGGCTGCGAATCAAAAAGGTTGCTGCCCTGCACGCCGATCTTGCGGCGACGACTGACGACCCTATCGTCTACTTCGCGGAAGACGACGCCTATCTCCTTCCCGATCCCCAGAACGGGCGCTGGATATTCTGCTTTGCCAGCGAAGACTGGGACGTTGAGCCAGAGATCTCTCGGCTGTCCCTCAGCGCACGCGACCGCGCCACGGCGGCTCGCACTTTGACACGTTACGCACCGGCACTGCTGGACCGAACCCGGGGAGGCCGCGTCTTCTGCGATGCCTATAGCCCCACACGCGTGCCGGCCATTGCCCGCGACCCGCAGTCGCCGCGTGTCGCACACGCCCTCGCCTGCTCCGGATCCGGCTATCGCCTATCGCCGGCAATTGCCGAAGCAGCGCTCGACCTCCTCGGAGATACCCTGCAATGA